A stretch of Pseudomonadota bacterium DNA encodes these proteins:
- the fliW gene encoding flagellar assembly protein FliW, producing the protein MTGNSPAVIGQSILASTPPEKEEIDSRFGRVTIYPRNPISFPTGMLGMPDKVHFCLTHLPSERMARFKLLQSLDDTSLSFLTLPVDISNPIIERADLEQAAHDLEMPLNDLAMLLVVTVHRESGVAKLSVNARAPVLMNITRRVAAQYVFPHSKYLIRQPLAL; encoded by the coding sequence ATGACTGGCAATAGCCCTGCGGTGATAGGCCAGAGCATCCTTGCCTCCACTCCCCCGGAAAAGGAGGAGATCGATAGCCGTTTTGGACGCGTTACCATTTATCCGCGCAACCCGATTTCCTTCCCGACCGGCATGCTGGGCATGCCCGACAAGGTGCATTTCTGCCTGACCCATTTGCCATCCGAGCGTATGGCGCGCTTCAAGCTGCTGCAATCGCTCGACGATACGTCGCTTTCCTTCCTGACCCTGCCGGTCGATATCTCGAACCCGATCATCGAACGGGCGGATCTGGAGCAGGCGGCGCATGACCTCGAAATGCCGCTCAACGACCTGGCCATGCTGCTGGTGGTGACGGTGCATCGTGAGTCGGGCGTGGCCAAGCTCTCGGTCAATGCGCGCGCGCCGGTGCTCATGAACATCACCCGCCGTGTCGCGGCGCAATATGTGTTCCCGCATAGCAAATACCTTATCCGTCAACCCCTCGCATTGTAA
- the fliS gene encoding flagellar export chaperone FliS, producing the protein MNQTSPGLYKAYSRANHTVSKTRQVVMLYDGAIRFLQQAIEAIEKKDYETRYHKLTRTCDIVIGLQSCLDFDAGGDSAKVLFDFYSAIDSRIFAVHRTNDIEECRKIIAQIKEMRDVWSQIDRGPDAATAASTGTGEAPAAKPTPDPSDSLTVSA; encoded by the coding sequence ATGAATCAAACGTCGCCGGGGCTTTATAAGGCCTATAGCCGTGCCAACCACACTGTCAGCAAAACACGGCAGGTGGTGATGCTGTATGATGGCGCGATCCGCTTTCTCCAGCAGGCGATCGAGGCGATCGAGAAAAAAGACTACGAAACCCGCTATCACAAGCTGACGCGCACGTGCGATATTGTGATCGGGCTGCAATCCTGCCTCGATTTCGATGCGGGCGGCGATTCGGCGAAGGTGCTGTTCGATTTCTATTCGGCGATTGATTCGCGCATTTTTGCGGTGCATCGCACGAACGATATCGAGGAATGCCGCAAGATTATCGCCCAGATCAAAGAGATGCGCGATGTCTGGAGCCAGATCGACCGCGGCCCGGATGCCGCCACCGCTGCCTCCACTGGCACTGGTGAGGCCCCAGCCGCCAAACCGACGCCGGATCCGTCCGATAGCCTGACCGTTTCAGCCTGA
- the fliD gene encoding flagellar filament capping protein FliD produces the protein MVTQITLGNYGVQDGKNVLTGGASQIDTKGLIDGLATAKRAPAVRLETANKLIDSQTTALTKLKTLLSTFQTAADTLRNPSGVDNASKNIFKYRTATLSNNTGTSSNYATIAVQPGAVVQTHTIDSVTTLAVAQKMQSDPLALADSTTVSAVSAGGTLFKPGTIVFKAADGSPAGVSITLNEGDTLQTVANKLNEASGSTGVQASILNISGGSYKLILSTMKTGTVAAAASGIQSDPSGVFTGVPLTVTQPADNAVFSIDGVPVTRASNVISDVLDNVTINLKQTFTGLDTNGKLLMDISPDTKLVANAITQMADAYNAFRLFASTQSQLGDDSTPTETAVLYHDVTMRNLISDVGNEVSRLVQGITGTGALTQLGDIGVTLDNFVGDDTNPATKNILTVDTDKLDSLLLSNFDGVAKLFEYQQTSSNTSFATFKTTNNMSVNAFTVNLTLNDDGTQAATATYVDGGGATQVVALDVSPISGGGYTINGKAGTVFEGSQYVAGSNVALGVPVVANAQLVTIDVKATQGYADRFYNLMDTYINSTDGAVTTSLTNLADSKKRKAEEIAAIDEKIVTFRAQLVQQYATLEASITKANNILQLLDAQSKARDSSG, from the coding sequence ATGGTCACGCAGATAACCTTAGGCAATTACGGGGTGCAGGACGGCAAGAACGTTCTGACCGGGGGCGCCAGCCAAATCGATACCAAGGGGCTGATCGATGGGTTGGCAACCGCCAAGCGCGCGCCTGCCGTGCGTCTGGAAACGGCCAATAAACTCATCGACTCGCAGACCACGGCGCTGACGAAGCTGAAGACCCTGCTTTCCACCTTCCAGACGGCGGCGGACACATTGCGCAACCCTTCGGGGGTGGATAATGCGAGCAAAAACATCTTCAAATACCGCACGGCGACGTTGAGCAACAATACCGGCACATCCTCCAACTACGCGACGATTGCGGTGCAGCCCGGCGCGGTGGTGCAGACCCATACGATCGATTCGGTGACCACGCTTGCGGTCGCCCAAAAAATGCAATCCGACCCGCTCGCGCTGGCCGATAGCACCACCGTTTCAGCGGTGAGTGCCGGTGGCACGCTATTCAAGCCGGGCACGATTGTTTTTAAAGCGGCGGATGGCAGCCCCGCGGGTGTGTCGATCACGCTCAACGAGGGCGACACGCTGCAGACGGTTGCCAACAAGCTCAACGAAGCATCCGGCAGCACCGGCGTGCAGGCCTCAATCCTCAATATTTCCGGCGGCTCCTACAAGCTGATCCTCTCGACGATGAAGACGGGTACGGTGGCCGCGGCGGCGTCGGGCATCCAGAGCGATCCATCGGGCGTGTTTACCGGCGTTCCGCTGACGGTGACGCAACCGGCAGATAACGCAGTATTCTCGATTGATGGGGTGCCGGTGACGCGCGCCAGCAACGTGATATCCGATGTGCTCGACAACGTGACGATCAACCTGAAACAGACGTTCACGGGGCTCGATACCAACGGCAAATTGCTGATGGATATTTCGCCCGATACCAAGCTGGTCGCCAATGCGATCACGCAGATGGCCGATGCGTATAACGCTTTCCGCCTGTTCGCCTCCACGCAATCGCAGCTGGGCGATGACAGCACGCCTACCGAGACGGCGGTGCTGTATCACGATGTGACCATGCGCAACCTGATTTCGGATGTTGGCAACGAGGTTTCGCGCCTTGTGCAGGGGATCACCGGGACGGGCGCGCTCACCCAGCTGGGCGATATCGGCGTGACGCTGGATAACTTCGTCGGCGATGATACCAACCCCGCGACCAAAAACATCCTGACGGTGGATACGGATAAGCTCGACTCGCTGCTGCTGTCGAATTTCGATGGGGTGGCGAAGCTGTTCGAGTATCAGCAGACCTCCAGCAATACGAGCTTCGCGACCTTCAAGACCACCAACAATATGAGCGTCAACGCCTTCACGGTGAACCTGACGCTGAACGATGATGGCACCCAAGCAGCGACCGCAACCTATGTGGATGGTGGCGGCGCGACGCAGGTGGTGGCGCTCGATGTGTCGCCGATCAGCGGTGGTGGGTACACCATCAACGGTAAGGCCGGCACGGTGTTCGAGGGCAGCCAGTATGTGGCGGGCTCCAACGTGGCGCTCGGCGTGCCGGTGGTGGCCAATGCACAGCTGGTGACCATCGATGTGAAGGCGACGCAGGGCTATGCGGATCGTTTTTATAACCTGATGGACACCTATATCAACAGCACCGACGGGGCAGTGACGACGAGTCTTACCAACCTTGCCGATTCCAAAAAGCGCAAGGCGGAAGAGATTGCCGCGATTGACGAGAAGATCGTTACGTTCCGTGCCCAGCTGGTGCAGCAATATGCAACTCTGGAAGCGTCGATCACCAAGGCCAACAATATTCTGCAGCTGCTTGACGCCCAGTCGAAAGCGCGCGATAGTTCTGGATAA
- a CDS encoding flagellar hook-length control protein FliK — MQAAAVNALMTVVTPQGAAERTGSDEPGADQAFSQLLSDSGMQSDDQGAQTPARGQIVQASAASMLAAQEMNSGTRQLLPLEAQQVTAQDAAEMIGRIDQLLASADQGGSDQRPGANGQQKPDAATLTALKEQLNTIVASGTPKTVTEIVQAMPAAKQGKPVWAVLGALFAGKAAEKSVQEDAAQNIATANAVAAVPVIPVNFFRPDRADGTAAQAAAEADSKKKKIADAVTADSITPAALPSDISAQVAAPTASGIVATPVVDLTANHPSSRRTDTDEAIPALALSDADRLPKIDLPQAGLGAPKATDVAKDTSTAADQKAINDITSLMNPSHAGGHSPTQTTHAVQPLSVAAAASVVHAAVNHAPVSDQVQVAIHKASQDGIDRITIQLDPIDLGRVEVQMHTTKEGQTHIAFTVDKPETFDTLSRDARSLERTLQEAGIKADTGSMQFNMRQQQPQQLHSDAGGQGNPRQPQPGDDDHAALTSNGTLSVASLTRNYSINIREGVDISA; from the coding sequence ATGCAGGCGGCGGCAGTAAATGCACTGATGACGGTGGTCACGCCCCAGGGCGCGGCCGAGCGCACTGGCAGCGACGAACCGGGCGCGGACCAGGCCTTTTCCCAATTGCTCAGCGATTCCGGGATGCAATCGGACGATCAGGGTGCGCAAACGCCTGCGCGTGGGCAGATAGTGCAGGCTTCTGCTGCCAGTATGCTGGCTGCTCAGGAAATGAACAGTGGCACCCGGCAGCTCTTGCCGCTCGAAGCCCAGCAGGTCACTGCGCAGGACGCGGCGGAAATGATTGGCCGCATCGACCAACTGCTTGCCTCGGCCGATCAGGGCGGCAGCGATCAGCGGCCCGGCGCCAATGGCCAGCAGAAACCGGATGCGGCAACGCTCACGGCCTTGAAAGAGCAATTAAATACTATTGTGGCCAGTGGCACACCCAAGACCGTGACCGAGATCGTGCAGGCGATGCCGGCGGCCAAGCAGGGCAAGCCCGTCTGGGCGGTGCTGGGCGCCTTGTTCGCAGGTAAAGCTGCTGAAAAATCGGTGCAGGAAGATGCGGCACAAAACATAGCGACAGCGAATGCGGTGGCGGCGGTCCCGGTGATTCCGGTGAACTTTTTTCGTCCCGATCGCGCAGATGGTACGGCGGCGCAAGCGGCCGCAGAAGCCGACAGCAAAAAGAAAAAGATAGCGGATGCCGTGACCGCCGATTCCATCACGCCTGCCGCGTTGCCGTCCGATATTTCGGCGCAGGTTGCCGCGCCCACCGCATCGGGCATCGTCGCCACGCCGGTGGTGGATTTAACGGCGAACCACCCGTCTTCCCGCCGCACTGATACGGATGAAGCTATCCCTGCACTGGCCTTAAGCGATGCGGATCGCTTGCCCAAGATTGACCTGCCGCAAGCAGGGCTTGGCGCGCCCAAAGCGACCGATGTGGCCAAGGACACCAGCACTGCTGCCGACCAGAAAGCGATTAACGACATCACCAGCCTGATGAATCCATCGCATGCCGGTGGCCATAGCCCAACCCAGACGACGCATGCGGTGCAGCCGTTGAGCGTGGCAGCAGCCGCGAGCGTGGTGCATGCCGCCGTGAACCACGCGCCGGTGAGCGATCAGGTGCAGGTCGCCATCCACAAAGCCAGCCAGGATGGGATCGACCGCATCACCATCCAGCTCGACCCGATTGATCTGGGCCGTGTCGAGGTGCAGATGCACACGACCAAAGAAGGCCAGACCCATATTGCCTTCACGGTCGATAAGCCCGAGACATTCGATACCCTCAGCCGCGATGCGCGCTCGCTGGAGCGCACGCTGCAAGAAGCGGGCATCAAGGCCGATACGGGCAGCATGCAGTTCAACATGCGCCAGCAGCAGCCCCAGCAATTGCATTCCGACGCAGGCGGTCAGGGCAACCCGCGCCAGCCGCAGCCGGGCGATGACGACCATGCTGCCCTCACCAGCAACGGCACGCTTTCTGTTGCATCGCTCACCCGAAATTACAGCATCAACATCCGCGAGGGTGTTGACATTAGCGCATAG
- the flgK gene encoding flagellar hook-associated protein FlgK: MSLALALNNAVSGLRLNQQAISVLSQNISNVNTPGYSKQLINQSAVYIAGVGSGVKIDDITRQIDKYLQRSVQSQGSVNASSDTTNQYYQRVQSLLGQPGANNSLDSFMTTFFNAVQSLAESPEISSLRSNAVSAGSSLAQQLSGLAGSINDLRFQADGDIADAVSTVNGALDKLYALNKSITQAAALSQSTASLLDARDNAIRTISQYVNISTSYNANGAVSIVGGDSVALLEEGTRYHLTYTQAPSVAVFTSGTATSALQVMTLNDAGQEVGGRATLFSSGVGDQVKTSLSGGSIYALQQIRDQKFTGVLQQLDQLASHVRDSVNAIHNNGSGYPAATTLTGDRLITPSEQYSWSGTVRIAVLKADGTPVQSSYADEAYTGLRPLTLDLARLNSGSGNGKPTMQTIVDEINNYFGAPGNKAQVGNLNNIELASDTTTLPSGSPSLFNFDLDLENISAGQANIFVTGAVVKDDTGTTISGLTQGQPTAALQATGSYTTTLGSADVTISLQSTATVAVGDTIYMNPPSGTVNGISAANLTGYFKVTAVSGSQVTFTAGAAATSSGPVSDAGGITMLPPYDTISTGEQRRTVDKGQLQVDFSANLGSKYYDVTVNVGVVGADGVVHTAPVTYRVANNQVELFNKRYSTTAVGSGGTMVLPNTSQPSMRAILVDANGNELPTVNGKYIEAQATLKLIGGNPNQSYSIAIDEMNSAQLGNPDDLPPDNGSGWGFSHYFGLNNFFDSNDPALTGDTLAGSALNLKVSDRLLQNANLISTGTLAQMSVANAGAKPLYTYARYSGDNTIAQQFAKLNSAVLDFDAAGGLPTTQLSLQSYTSQVLGYVSQKSAEASDNAANAKTLYDGFVSKSDAVSGVNLDEELANTVTLQNAYSATARIVTIVNKMYEDLLQSV, from the coding sequence ATGTCGCTCGCGCTTGCCCTGAACAATGCTGTTTCCGGATTGCGCCTTAACCAGCAGGCGATTTCGGTGCTGTCGCAAAACATCTCCAACGTCAACACGCCAGGTTATTCCAAGCAGCTCATCAACCAGTCGGCGGTCTATATCGCGGGGGTGGGCAGTGGCGTCAAGATCGATGATATCACGCGCCAGATCGACAAATACCTGCAGCGTTCGGTGCAGTCGCAAGGCTCGGTCAATGCCTCGTCGGATACGACCAATCAATATTACCAGCGGGTGCAGTCGCTGCTTGGCCAGCCGGGTGCCAATAACTCGCTCGATTCCTTCATGACGACGTTCTTCAACGCGGTGCAATCGCTGGCGGAATCGCCTGAAATTTCGTCACTGCGCAGCAATGCGGTGTCGGCGGGCAGCAGCCTTGCCCAGCAATTATCCGGCCTTGCCGGAAGCATCAACGACCTTCGTTTCCAGGCGGATGGCGACATTGCGGATGCGGTATCGACCGTGAATGGTGCGCTGGATAAACTCTATGCGTTGAATAAATCGATCACGCAGGCGGCGGCGCTGAGCCAATCCACCGCGAGCCTGCTGGATGCGCGCGACAACGCGATCCGCACCATCTCGCAATATGTAAACATTTCGACGAGCTACAACGCCAATGGCGCGGTGAGCATTGTCGGTGGCGACAGCGTGGCGCTGCTGGAAGAAGGTACGCGCTATCACCTCACCTATACGCAGGCACCATCGGTGGCGGTGTTCACGTCGGGCACGGCGACCAGTGCGTTGCAGGTGATGACCCTGAACGATGCGGGGCAGGAAGTGGGGGGGCGCGCAACGCTTTTTAGCTCCGGCGTCGGCGATCAGGTGAAAACCAGCCTCTCGGGCGGCAGCATCTATGCGCTGCAGCAGATTCGTGACCAGAAATTCACCGGCGTGCTGCAGCAGCTTGACCAGCTGGCCAGCCATGTGCGTGATAGCGTGAATGCGATTCACAATAACGGCTCGGGCTACCCGGCGGCGACGACCCTGACCGGCGACCGCCTGATTACGCCAAGCGAGCAATATAGCTGGTCGGGCACGGTGCGCATTGCGGTGCTGAAGGCAGATGGAACGCCCGTGCAGTCCTCGTATGCGGATGAGGCCTATACGGGATTGCGGCCACTGACGCTGGATCTGGCACGCCTCAATTCCGGTTCGGGTAATGGCAAGCCGACGATGCAGACCATTGTCGATGAGATCAATAATTACTTCGGCGCGCCGGGTAACAAGGCGCAGGTGGGCAACCTCAACAATATCGAGCTGGCATCGGATACGACGACCCTGCCAAGCGGCTCACCATCGCTGTTCAATTTCGATCTCGATCTGGAAAATATCAGCGCCGGGCAGGCGAATATTTTTGTCACCGGTGCGGTGGTGAAGGATGATACCGGCACCACCATTTCAGGCCTGACGCAGGGCCAGCCAACCGCCGCCTTGCAGGCAACGGGCAGCTACACCACCACCCTTGGCAGCGCCGATGTGACCATCTCGCTGCAATCGACCGCAACGGTCGCGGTGGGTGATACGATTTATATGAACCCGCCAAGCGGCACGGTAAACGGCATTTCTGCGGCCAACCTGACCGGCTATTTCAAAGTAACGGCGGTGAGCGGTTCGCAGGTGACATTCACCGCGGGCGCGGCGGCAACCAGCAGTGGCCCGGTCAGCGATGCCGGCGGTATCACGATGCTGCCGCCGTATGACACGATCAGCACCGGCGAGCAACGGCGGACGGTTGATAAAGGCCAGCTGCAGGTCGATTTTTCGGCCAATCTTGGCTCGAAATATTATGACGTGACGGTGAATGTCGGCGTGGTCGGCGCCGATGGGGTGGTGCACACGGCGCCGGTCACCTACCGCGTGGCCAACAACCAGGTTGAGCTGTTTAATAAGCGCTATTCCACCACGGCGGTGGGCAGTGGCGGGACGATGGTGCTGCCCAACACCTCGCAGCCCAGCATGCGCGCGATTTTAGTCGATGCAAACGGCAACGAATTGCCAACCGTCAACGGCAAATATATCGAGGCGCAGGCGACCCTGAAACTGATCGGCGGCAACCCGAACCAGAGCTATTCCATCGCGATCGATGAGATGAATTCCGCGCAGCTGGGCAACCCCGACGACCTGCCGCCCGATAATGGCAGCGGCTGGGGCTTCTCGCATTATTTTGGGCTCAATAACTTTTTCGATTCCAACGATCCTGCCCTGACGGGCGACACGCTGGCGGGCAGCGCGCTGAACCTGAAAGTGTCCGACCGGTTGCTGCAGAATGCGAATTTAATCTCGACCGGGACGCTTGCGCAGATGTCGGTGGCCAATGCCGGCGCCAAACCGCTTTATACCTATGCGCGTTATTCGGGGGATAATACGATTGCGCAGCAGTTTGCCAAACTCAACAGCGCCGTGCTCGACTTCGATGCGGCCGGGGGGCTGCCTACTACCCAGCTCTCGCTGCAGAGCTATACCAGCCAGGTGCTTGGCTATGTGTCGCAGAAATCGGCCGAGGCATCCGACAACGCCGCCAATGCGAAAACGCTTTACGACGGATTCGTCAGCAAATCGGATGCGGTCAGCGGCGTCAATCTGGATGAAGAACTTGCCAACACCGTGACCTTGCAGAACGCCTATTCGGCAACCGCACGCATCGTCACCATCGTCAACAAAATGTACGAAGACTTATTACAGTCGGTCTAG
- the fliB gene encoding flagellin lysine-N-methylase yields the protein MSPTRIQTTAVANFTCLGSACPDTCCQGWGMQVSIETIEKLTRDAPELLGAITSGEAEFVMKRDPVTDQCVKLDNGWCSIHRDYGEAFLGEACRFFPRVTRALGDTLVTSSTLACPETARLMLYTPDGLAATARSEVQVPYTLKNYLPAGLPVADALVIHQTFLDLAGEATCTAEQNMMRLSATARALEMQPFPAWGEALPFYLTMAAGRIPPAEMAAADPFNLLHALRGLAMAGKAPRARLLQVIDAMAQALGARFDPTTGAIALADDAELRAVTLLHHMRLQAPVLAPVLRRYLQAQLSQMLFPFAGFGHGLSDRVTILGVRLATVKLALATLAVDPAPDEVIRVIQTLARFTDHLADPALSMQIYHETGWVREARLRGLLNDA from the coding sequence ATGAGCCCAACCCGCATCCAGACCACCGCCGTGGCCAACTTCACCTGTCTGGGGAGCGCCTGCCCGGATACGTGCTGCCAGGGCTGGGGCATGCAGGTGAGTATCGAAACCATCGAAAAACTAACGCGCGATGCGCCGGAGCTGCTGGGCGCCATCACCAGCGGTGAAGCTGAATTCGTCATGAAGCGCGACCCCGTGACCGACCAATGCGTGAAGCTCGACAATGGTTGGTGCAGCATCCACCGCGATTACGGCGAGGCGTTCCTTGGCGAGGCCTGCCGGTTTTTCCCGCGCGTCACCCGCGCGCTGGGCGATACGCTGGTGACGTCCTCCACCCTGGCCTGTCCGGAAACGGCGCGGCTGATGCTTTACACGCCGGACGGGCTTGCGGCAACCGCTCGCAGCGAAGTCCAGGTGCCCTATACGCTGAAGAACTACCTGCCCGCAGGGCTGCCGGTGGCGGATGCGCTGGTGATCCACCAGACATTCCTTGATCTGGCGGGGGAGGCGACATGCACGGCGGAACAGAATATGATGCGCCTCAGCGCGACGGCGCGGGCGCTTGAGATGCAGCCATTCCCGGCATGGGGCGAGGCGCTGCCGTTTTACCTGACGATGGCGGCCGGGCGGATTCCACCGGCGGAAATGGCGGCGGCCGACCCGTTTAACCTGCTGCACGCATTGCGCGGACTTGCCATGGCAGGCAAAGCGCCGCGTGCGCGGTTACTACAGGTGATCGACGCGATGGCACAGGCGCTCGGCGCCCGTTTCGACCCTACCACCGGTGCCATTGCACTCGCCGACGATGCAGAGTTGCGCGCCGTGACATTACTGCATCATATGCGCCTGCAAGCGCCGGTTTTAGCGCCGGTGCTGCGGCGTTATCTACAGGCGCAACTCTCGCAAATGCTGTTTCCGTTCGCCGGGTTTGGCCATGGGCTGAGCGACCGGGTGACGATCCTTGGGGTGCGCTTGGCGACCGTAAAATTAGCATTGGCAACGCTGGCGGTTGACCCCGCGCCGGATGAGGTAATCCGTGTGATTCAGACGCTTGCACGCTTCACCGATCACCTTGCCGACCCGGCATTATCCATGCAGATTTATCATGAAACCGGGTGGGTGCGTGAGGCTCGTCTGCGGGGTCTTTTGAACGATGCCTGA
- a CDS encoding flagellin → MVSSIISNIAAFSAQGNIAAASGKAAASIARLSSGNRLNKASDDVAGLATGTSLRTQVTTLRTALANASQGTSLLQVADGALSQIVDILQRQKAIAVQAGSGSLTDANRSLLNQEFQNLVSEVDRISSSANFNGVNLLAGGLGAKTIQVATDALAGTSIVAAPGQNATGGAAVVSTTAVQAFDIDAGTSRAGTGSAGFLSFTDSLGTALANAAFDNLDGSLYGQFSKFEFSNVTYGATGVGAATLTATINGVEFSGNVVSNGAATAILQHGTSYIKLALGAVALTDAGTQSLAVNNITNLFSTTVITRTSTIQGVNFEGTVLDGAIGSATNGNASIRLFTNGQADITNFQYIAGTAADANTLTVQVNGKTFTASGVKDNITAAQGAIQFLGAGRGEVLSINLTGFLPAAGIVNIRTSLTDREAFVSALNVGFAQAGSGLNFSIGSQKTDAIRVQFGSASTSAIYGGQTLDVSSAATAANASSVLDSAITTVVSLRATVGALQSRFNFASNAIQSSIENQDAARGALLDTDVSSESTAFSSAQVQLQAGIAVLAQANQLPQNLLKLIQ, encoded by the coding sequence ATGGTTAGCTCAATCATTTCCAATATCGCTGCGTTCAGTGCGCAGGGTAACATTGCTGCAGCATCTGGGAAAGCCGCTGCATCCATCGCTCGCCTGTCGAGCGGTAACCGTCTCAACAAAGCATCCGATGACGTTGCCGGTCTTGCTACCGGTACTTCGTTGCGTACCCAGGTAACCACGCTGCGTACGGCACTTGCCAACGCCAGCCAGGGTACCAGCCTGCTCCAGGTTGCCGATGGTGCACTCAGCCAGATCGTCGACATTCTCCAACGTCAGAAAGCCATCGCCGTGCAAGCGGGTTCGGGCTCGCTGACCGATGCCAACCGCTCGCTGCTTAACCAGGAATTTCAGAATCTCGTGTCGGAAGTTGATCGTATCTCCAGCAGCGCGAACTTCAACGGCGTGAACCTGCTTGCTGGTGGTCTTGGTGCAAAAACCATTCAAGTCGCTACCGATGCGCTTGCTGGCACCTCCATCGTCGCTGCTCCGGGCCAGAACGCCACGGGTGGTGCGGCGGTTGTCTCCACCACCGCAGTGCAGGCTTTCGATATCGATGCCGGCACCTCGCGCGCTGGTACGGGTAGCGCTGGCTTCCTGTCGTTTACCGACAGCCTTGGTACGGCGCTCGCCAACGCGGCCTTCGATAACCTGGATGGTTCGCTTTATGGCCAGTTCAGCAAGTTCGAGTTCAGCAACGTCACCTACGGTGCTACCGGTGTTGGTGCTGCTACCCTGACTGCCACCATCAACGGTGTGGAGTTCAGCGGTAACGTGGTATCGAACGGTGCTGCAACGGCTATTCTCCAGCACGGTACGTCGTACATCAAGCTCGCGCTTGGTGCGGTTGCCCTGACCGATGCCGGTACGCAGTCGCTTGCGGTCAACAACATCACCAACCTGTTCTCGACCACGGTTATTACCCGCACCAGCACGATTCAGGGTGTTAACTTCGAGGGCACGGTGCTTGATGGTGCGATCGGTTCGGCCACCAACGGTAACGCTTCCATCCGCTTATTCACGAATGGACAGGCCGATATCACTAACTTCCAGTATATCGCCGGTACCGCAGCCGATGCCAACACACTGACGGTGCAAGTGAATGGTAAAACATTCACCGCCAGCGGCGTGAAGGATAACATCACTGCTGCCCAGGGTGCGATCCAGTTCCTCGGCGCAGGCCGTGGTGAAGTGCTCAGCATCAACCTGACCGGGTTCCTGCCAGCGGCTGGTATCGTCAACATCCGCACCAGCCTGACGGACCGGGAAGCCTTTGTGAGCGCACTGAACGTGGGCTTTGCGCAAGCAGGTTCGGGCCTGAACTTCTCGATCGGTTCGCAAAAAACGGATGCGATTCGGGTGCAGTTCGGTAGCGCGTCCACTAGTGCCATCTACGGCGGCCAGACACTCGATGTGTCGTCCGCAGCAACGGCAGCAAACGCTTCCTCGGTGCTTGATAGCGCGATCACCACGGTGGTTTCGCTGCGGGCAACGGTGGGTGCATTGCAATCCCGCTTCAACTTCGCCAGCAACGCGATCCAGTCCTCGATTGAGAACCAGGACGCGGCGCGCGGTGCACTCCTCGATACGGATGTCTCGTCCGAATCGACGGCGTTCTCCAGCGCTCAGGTTCAGTTGCAAGCCGGTATCGCAGTGCTTGCACAAGCGAACCAGCTGCCACAGAACCTCCTGAAACTGATCCAGTAA
- a CDS encoding flagellar hook assembly protein FlgD, with protein sequence MTVATVEAANAALIAAQNKAASSTVGTSSTSTGAQTQLSSDVNFFLKMLTTQLKNQDPTAPMDTAQFTAQIAQYSGVQQQVQTNANLEKLLAASKQSSTTTAVGYIGKEIETAGKTGLVVGGQGAFTYILPKAAKEVQVKITNAAGATVFQGLGAVQQGRNTVVWDGKNSSTGAQEADGVYNLTVTAVAEDNTAILPETRAVAIVSGVETDKDGNVMLTVGQTTVNYNDVLAVRSPSRIATPSTTDTSTTDTTSGASS encoded by the coding sequence ATGACCGTAGCCACCGTTGAAGCCGCCAACGCCGCCCTGATCGCGGCCCAGAACAAAGCCGCCTCCTCGACGGTTGGCACGTCGAGCACTTCGACAGGCGCGCAAACGCAGCTGTCGAGCGATGTGAACTTCTTCCTGAAGATGCTCACCACGCAGCTGAAGAACCAGGATCCAACCGCGCCGATGGATACCGCGCAATTCACCGCGCAGATCGCGCAATATTCCGGCGTGCAGCAGCAGGTGCAAACCAACGCCAACCTTGAGAAACTGCTGGCCGCCAGCAAGCAATCGAGCACCACCACGGCGGTTGGTTATATCGGTAAGGAAATCGAGACGGCAGGAAAAACCGGTCTCGTAGTCGGCGGGCAGGGAGCGTTCACCTACATCCTGCCGAAAGCGGCAAAAGAGGTGCAGGTCAAGATTACCAATGCTGCCGGAGCAACGGTCTTCCAGGGTCTTGGTGCCGTTCAACAGGGCCGCAACACCGTGGTCTGGGATGGAAAGAATAGCAGCACGGGCGCGCAGGAAGCCGATGGTGTCTACAACCTTACGGTCACAGCGGTGGCGGAAGATAACACGGCCATCCTGCCGGAAACGCGCGCGGTGGCAATCGTCAGCGGTGTCGAAACCGACAAGGATGGCAATGTGATGCTGACGGTGGGGCAAACCACCGTGAATTACAACGATGTGCTCGCCGTGCGCAGCCCGTCGCGCATTGCAACGCCGAGCACCACGGATACGTCCACGACGGATACGACATCGGGCGCAAGCTCCTAG